ctgctgCCGAGGCCCCTGCCCCCCCTGCCTCCCGCTGCGGCCCACCGCCCCTCTGCTGCCCCTCCTGGAGGCAGCGAGTCTCATAGAAGTACTGCTTCAGCGCCCCCTTGACTGTCTTGATCTCTGGCACGATGTTGACTGTTTTACCCCTATCGTCGATGACCGTCGTCTTGTCCGTTACCCACACACTCTCCGACTCGCACACCGGCATCTCACCCCGCCTGGTGTGGGACAAGTGCGAGCGCTTGTGCCTGGGGGCGGGGAGAGGGGGCTCCCTGGCCCCCCTGAGAGTGTCCACCCAGCTCAGCGGCACactcctgtccatctctctgtccccatgACCCTCCATGTGTCCGTCTGCGTCcgacacttcctcctcctcctccttgtcctctcctTCTATGGGCAACATGCCTGACTCCAGCATGAGGAGGAGGGGCGGGTgctctggaggagaggaagagaaa
The sequence above is a segment of the Oncorhynchus gorbuscha isolate QuinsamMale2020 ecotype Even-year linkage group LG16, OgorEven_v1.0, whole genome shotgun sequence genome. Coding sequences within it:
- the LOC124000487 gene encoding neurotrophin-4-like; this translates as MELGLGLGQGQGLGGVKEKQELLFLDAHPRVLFSSSPPEHPPLLLMLESGMLPIEGEDKEEEEEVSDADGHMEGHGDREMDRSVPLSWVDTLRGAREPPLPAPRHKRSHLSHTRRGEMPVCESESVWVTDKTTVIDDRGKTVNIVPEIKTVKGALKQYFYETRCLQEGQQRGGGPQREAGGAGASAAGTGTGPVGVSGASCRGVDIRQWVSQCKAKDTYVRALTVDNNGLQGWRWVRINSSCVCVLLSRVTRKNRGRE